Below is a genomic region from Microbacterium galbinum.
GCGATGGCGATGAAGCCGAGCACCCACCACTGTCCGCCCTCCTGCCCGAGCAGGATCAGTGCGATGGCTGCGAGGAAGGGAACGTAGACCTGCACGAAGCCGCCGATGACGGCATCCGCGAGTACATCACCGTAGGTGCGCCCGTCCTGAGCGAACATCTGCGCGATGAGCCTCCAGACGATGACGAATGCCACGGCGAGGAACAGCACGATCCAGCACAGCCAGATATCCGCGAAATAGCCGGAGAGCACGAGCGCGCCGGCAGCTACCAGCTGCGGGACGACATCGATCCGGCGGCCGGATGCCCGGAGAGCCCGCGCGAGTTCGTAGACCCCGAGCAGCGCAGCCGCCAGGGCGAACGGAACGAAGAGCACCTTGATGAACAGGAGGGAACCGAGAAGAGCCGCACCGAACGCGAGGCCGATGAGGATCGCGAGCACGAGGTCACGACCCGTGCGCTGCTTGATCCGCTCGTTCGCCTGGTCGATCTGGTCTCGGGCATGCGAGACGTGACTTCCGAACTCGTCGCGCTTCGCCCGCCACTGTTCACGGATGGCGTTGTGGTCCGCCGTGTCGATCATGTCGGGGATCACCACGGCCGGCTCGTCCGGGAGCGGAGGGCGGGGCGGGATGAGCGAGGCGTCGAAGGCGGGGAACGCCTCGTCCGCCAACGGGATGCCCGAGTCCGGCGTCGTCGCATCCCGCGCCTCGCGGCGGGTCAACGGCGCACCGTCCTCGGAATCTCGCGTGTCAGACATCCGTCCTCACACCTCGAGGAGTTCTGCCTCTTTGCGCTTGAGCGCGTCGTCGATGAGGTCGACGTGCTGGCGGGTGAGAGCATCGAGCTCCTTCTCGCCACGCGCGATCTCGTCTTCACCGACCTCGCTCTTGAGCGCATCGAGGTCGTCCTTCGCCTTGCGGCGGATGCCGCGGACGTGGACCTTCGCGTCCTCGCCCTTCGACTTGACGAGCTTGACGTACTCCTTGCGACGGTCGGCCGTCAGCTCCGGCATCGTCACCCGCACGAGATTGCCGTCGTTCGTCGGGTTCGCCCCGAGGTTCGGCATGTCGCGGATGGCCTGCTCGATCGCCTTGAGCGCCGACTTGTCGTACGGCGTGATGACGAGGGTGCGCGCCTCCTGGTTGACCATCGAGGCCAGCTGACCGATCGGGGTCGGCGTTCCGTAGTAGTCGACGAGGACCTTCTGGAAGAGCTGGGGGTTCGCGCGACCGGTGCGCACCGTGGAGAAGTCCTCCTTGGCAGCTTCGACCGCCCGGTCCATGCGGGTGGTGGTTTCAGCGAGGACGTCCGCGATCACGGTGACTCCTATCGTCGGGGTGTTCTGCAAATTCTATCGGGCGAAGCCTTCTCCGCCGCGTCACACACTCAGGTGGTGACCAGGGTGCCGATCGGCTCACCGAGAAGGGCGCGCGTCACGTTGCCCGCCGGCTCCATGCCGAAGACGCGCATGTTCATGTTGTTGTCCATGCACAGGCTGAAGGCGGTCGAATCGACGACCTTCAGTCCGCGCTGCAGCGCGTCGCTGTACGTGACCCGCTCGATGCGCTCGGCATCCGCGTGCTTGTTGGGGTCGGCCGTGTAGATGGCGTCGACGCCGTTCTTCGCGACGAGGACCTCCTCCGCGCCGATCTCGAGCGCGCGCTGAGCGGCGACCGTATCGGTGGAGAAGTACGGGAGGCCGGCACCGGCACCGAAGATGACGACGCGGCCCTTCTCGAGGTGACGCTCCGCCCGGCGCGGGATGTAGGGCTCGGCGACCTGGGTCATGGAGATCGCGGACTGCACACGCGTGGCCGCCCCGGCCTGTTCGAGGAAGTCCTGCAGCGCGAGCGCGTTCATCACGGTTCCGAGCATGCCCATGTAGTCGGCGCGCCCCCGGTCCATGCCACGCTGGCTCAGCTCGGCGCCGCGGAAGAAATTGCCCCCGCCCACGACGATGGCGACCTCGACGCGGTCGACGGCTGCGGCGATGTCGCGCGCGATCTGGCCGACGACATCCGGGTTGACACCCAGCTGACCGGCGCCGAATGCCTCTCCGGAGAGCTTGAGAAGGACGCGGCGGCGTCCGGTGCGTTCGGTCATGGGTGTTGTCCTCTCGTCCCGATTCAAGATAGTGCCTTCTGGGCATGAAGAAGGGGTTCGGATCTCACCGATCCGAACCCCTTCGACTCTGCTACGCGCCGACCTTGAAGCGCGCGAAGTCCGTCACGGTGATACCGGCGTCCTTCGCCACCTGGGCGACAGAGAGCTTGTTGTCCTTGGCGTAGTCCTGCTCCAGCAGGGCGACCTGCTTGATGAACGCGGAGACGCGGCCTTCGACGATCTTGGGGAGAGCCGCTTCGGGCTTTCCCTCGTTGCGCGAGATCTCGGTGACGATCTCCCGCTCCTTCTCAACGGCGTCAGCCGGAACGTCCTCGCGGGAGAGGTACGACGGGTTGGCGAACGAGATGTGCTGCGCGATGCTGCGAGCGGTGTCCGCGTCGTCGCCCGAGTAGGCGACGACGACACCGATCTGCGGCGGCAGGTCCTTGCTGGTGCGGTGCAGGTAGACCTCGACGTTGTCGCCGGCGATCGTACGCACACGACGCAGTTCGACCTTCTCGCCGATGATCGCAGCCTCTTCCGAGATCAGCTGCTCGACGGACTGACCCGCCGCGTCGGCGGCCAGGGCCGCCTCGACCGAGTCGGCCTTGACGGCTGCAGCGGCGTCGGCGACCTTGTCGGCCAGCGCGATGAAGCGGTCGTTCTTGGCGACGAAGTCGGTCTCGCACGCGAGCTCGATCAGCGTCACGGCACCGGCCTGCTCGCGAGCGACGACGAGTCCCTCGCTGGTCGAACGGTCAGCGCGCTTCGCGTTGCCCTTCGCACCCTTGAGACGCAGGATCTCGGTGGCCTTCTCGACGTCTCCGTCGGCCTCCTCGAGCGCCTTCTTGGTGTCGACCATTCCCGTACCGAGCTGCTCACGCAGCGCCTTGAGGTCAGCGATGGTGAAGTTGGCCATGTGTGGTGGCTCCTTGCTTCGTGATGTGTGTGGTGGTCGCGGGATTACTTGGCGTCTGCGGCCTCGGCGGCGGCGACCTCAGCGGTCTCCTCGCCGGAAGCGGCGGCGATCGCCTCGTCGTGAGCCTCTGCACCGGCCGCGTCGGCAGCGGTCTCGTCGGCGGCGGGCGTCTCGACGACGGCGGCCTCGTCAGCCGCGGTCTCGACGGCAGCGGCGTCAGCGGACTCCTGGACCTCCTGGGCGGGAGTCTCGAGGAGCTCCTTCTCCCAGTCGGCGAGAGGCTCGGCGTCGCCCGTCTCCGGGTTGTGCTTCTGCTGCAGGCCCTCGGC
It encodes:
- the tsf gene encoding translation elongation factor Ts, which codes for MANFTIADLKALREQLGTGMVDTKKALEEADGDVEKATEILRLKGAKGNAKRADRSTSEGLVVAREQAGAVTLIELACETDFVAKNDRFIALADKVADAAAAVKADSVEAALAADAAGQSVEQLISEEAAIIGEKVELRRVRTIAGDNVEVYLHRTSKDLPPQIGVVVAYSGDDADTARSIAQHISFANPSYLSREDVPADAVEKEREIVTEISRNEGKPEAALPKIVEGRVSAFIKQVALLEQDYAKDNKLSVAQVAKDAGITVTDFARFKVGA
- a CDS encoding phosphatidate cytidylyltransferase, whose amino-acid sequence is MSDTRDSEDGAPLTRREARDATTPDSGIPLADEAFPAFDASLIPPRPPLPDEPAVVIPDMIDTADHNAIREQWRAKRDEFGSHVSHARDQIDQANERIKQRTGRDLVLAILIGLAFGAALLGSLLFIKVLFVPFALAAALLGVYELARALRASGRRIDVVPQLVAAGALVLSGYFADIWLCWIVLFLAVAFVIVWRLIAQMFAQDGRTYGDVLADAVIGGFVQVYVPFLAAIALILLGQEGGQWWVLGFIAIAVAADTGAYAAGLAFGRHPMAPRISPKKTWEGFAGAVVASLTAGVLLAIYLLELPWWGGLLFGAAILLSATLGDLGESMLKRDLGIKDMSSWLPGHGGLLDRLDSILPSTVPALCLYFLLSPWVVLS
- the frr gene encoding ribosome recycling factor, with the translated sequence MIADVLAETTTRMDRAVEAAKEDFSTVRTGRANPQLFQKVLVDYYGTPTPIGQLASMVNQEARTLVITPYDKSALKAIEQAIRDMPNLGANPTNDGNLVRVTMPELTADRRKEYVKLVKSKGEDAKVHVRGIRRKAKDDLDALKSEVGEDEIARGEKELDALTRQHVDLIDDALKRKEAELLEV
- the pyrH gene encoding UMP kinase gives rise to the protein MTERTGRRRVLLKLSGEAFGAGQLGVNPDVVGQIARDIAAAVDRVEVAIVVGGGNFFRGAELSQRGMDRGRADYMGMLGTVMNALALQDFLEQAGAATRVQSAISMTQVAEPYIPRRAERHLEKGRVVIFGAGAGLPYFSTDTVAAQRALEIGAEEVLVAKNGVDAIYTADPNKHADAERIERVTYSDALQRGLKVVDSTAFSLCMDNNMNMRVFGMEPAGNVTRALLGEPIGTLVTT